Proteins encoded in a region of the Quercus lobata isolate SW786 chromosome 8, ValleyOak3.0 Primary Assembly, whole genome shotgun sequence genome:
- the LOC115955059 gene encoding ras-related protein Rab11C-like, which translates to MAFKGDHAYDYLFKIVLIGDSGVGKSNILSRFTRNEFCLESKSTIGVEFATRTLQIEGKTIKAQIWDTAGQERYRAITSAYYRGAVGALLVYDITKRQTFENVQRWLRELREHADSNIVIMLAGNKADLNHLRAVSAADAQVLAEDESLSFLETSALEALNVEKAFQTILFDIYHVISKKALAAQEAASSTGLPQGTTINVSNLSGNLTKGTCCTN; encoded by the exons ATGGCATTCAAAGGGGATCATGCATATGATTATCTCTTCAAGATTGTTTTGATTGGTGACTCGGGTGTTGGGAAATCGAACATTCTTTCAAGGTTTACTCGAAACGAGTTCTGCTTGGAATCTAAGTCCACCATTGGTGTTGAATTTGCAACTAGAACATTGCAG ATAGAGGGGAAGACAATTAAGGCACAAATATGGGACACAGCGGGTCAAGAGAGGTACCGAGCCATCACCAGTGCTTACTACAGAGGTGCTGTAGGTGCACTATTAGTCTATGACATAACCAAGAGGCAGACCTTTGAGAATGTGCAGAGGTGGCTCCGCGAACTAAGGGAACATGCAGACTCCAACATTGTCATCATGCTGGCTGGGAATAAGGCTGATTTGAATCATCTCAGAGCTGTCTCAGCTGCAGATGCTCAAGTCTTGGCTGAGGACGAAAGTCTATCTTTCCTAGAGACTTCAGCATTGGAGGCATTGAATGTTGAGAAGGCATTTCAGACCATTTTGTTTGATATTTACCATGTAATTAGCAAGAAGGCACTGGCAGCCCAAGAGGCAGCTTCCTCCACTGGACTTCCTCAGGGTACTACTATAAATGTTTCAAATCTTTCTGGTAATTTAACCAAAGGAACTTGTTGCACTAATTAG